A part of Cannabis sativa cultivar Pink pepper isolate KNU-18-1 chromosome 6, ASM2916894v1, whole genome shotgun sequence genomic DNA contains:
- the LOC133038674 gene encoding putative disease resistance RPP13-like protein 1, whose amino-acid sequence MADLVVVGALLSGFINVLFDKLASEQVLDFFRRRKLNLELLEKLKTMLISTNVLLNDAEEKQLGNNNVRNWLDELKQVLYEANHVMDKISTEALRREMEKDKLKSTTSKSLSLVKKFYNPFEIAVKSEIEKILRRLKLLLDQTKHLGLQNVDHKTTLHRPHAPLLDDSQVYGREGDKEAILKLLMCDDDVDPKISVIPIVGMGGIGKTTLAQNVYYDTSVQEHFSLKAWVTISDNFDVLKITKIILEKITEKRYKTNELHQLQKDLNDVLAGKKFLFVHDDVWNENYELWDLLKSSFQSCARGSKIIVTTRNEDVALKMKTRDVQTYQLKKMSDDECWKLFADHAFDNVGSNEVVLSEFQEIGREIVNKCKGLPLAVKSMAGLLRSMSTPVEWRHVLLSDVWEFPNSHNIEIVPALWLSYRLLPSYLKPCFSYLSIFPKDYNFGDIDREKLILIWMAEGLLKPQKEKRIEDVGEDYLNALIARSFFQRNTRDHSLFMHDLMHDLAMYVSSQCCFIYDSCKDLHKPSSKTHHLSYMKDLKDTIQFDSLSRVKHLRSVLALPMSVIYSTRKTSLTHEIVVKDGGCLRALSLSESYIQELPNSIGNLKYLRYLDVGGTAIKELPASICVLYNLETLVLTYCKTLTQLPTNISKLINLRHLMMRDTCLKEMPPRICDMMNLQTLSDFVLCENDGSRIKELSKLENLHGSLQISGLVHVKEVSDVLEGNLKNKKNLTELILRWNGEADDPGKEREVLNALQPHENLKKLKIQGYNGTNLPDWVTQASFSTLEEVYLECKNCCLSLLSFQLRRSLRYLHIACCRSDIQGISLNKPFPLLARLELDGITTLDWSFTNTSDQTCEIFPCLKKLYLRSCGKINMALPIGNFPSLEYFEIQDCDELVTIFPPSNTHIDVAYPSLKNLVIYTCSRLESFSELGLLPFTLKRLYITACDVLIENRIKWNLQRLSSLTELELWYYEGAMDSFPEELLLPPSLSYLMIGRFDKLTTLNGKGFRRLTSLQRLELLDLSKLECLPEEGLPQTLTTLRIEQCPLLSDRCKERIGEDWPKIQHIPIIYIS is encoded by the coding sequence ATGGCTGACTTAGTGGTTGTTGGTGCTCTTCTTTCTGGTTTTATCAATGTCCTCTTTGATAAGCTTGCTTCTGAACAAGTCCTTGACTTTTTTCGAAGAAGAAAACTCAATCTCGAGCTGCTCGAAAAGTTGAAGACTATGTTGATATCCACTAATGTGTTGCTGAATGATGCTGAGGAGAAACAACTTGGAAACAACAACGTGAGGAATTGGCTTGATGAGCTTAAACAAGTATTGTACGAAGCAAATCACGTGATGGACAAAATCAGTACTGAAGCTCTGCGACGAGAGATGGAGAAGGATAAGCTCAAAAGCACAACAAGTAAGTCCTTGAGCTTAGTTAAAAAGTTTTATAATCCATTTGAAATAGCTGTGAAATCTGAAATAGAGAAGATCCTTCGTAGATTGAAGTTGCTTTTAGATCAAACAAAACACCTTGGTTTACAAAATGTTGACCATAAAACAACTTTACATAGACCACATGCCCCTTTGTTAGATGATTCACAAGTTTATGGAAGAGAGGGTGATAAAGAGGCTATTCTTAAGCTATTGATGTGTGATGATGATGTTGACCCTAAGATCTCTGTTATTCCTATAGTAGGGATGGGTGGAATTGGCAAAACTACTCTTGCTCAGAATGTATATTATGATACTAGTGTCCAAGAACACTTTTCTTTGAAAGCATGGGTAACTATATCTGACAATTTCGATGttcttaaaataacaaaaattattttggaGAAGATCACTGAAAAAAGATATAAAACGAATGAGCTCCATCAACTTCAAAAAGACTTGAATGATGTTTTGGCTGGGAAGAAATTTCTTTTTGTTCACGATGATGTATGGAATGAAAATTACGAGTTGTGGGATCTTTTGAAAAGCTCTTTTCAATCTTGCGCACGAGGAAGTAAGATTATTGTCACCACACGTAATGAAGATGTCGCACTGAAGATGAAGACCAGAGATGTTCAAACTTACCAGCTTAAAAAGATGTCTGATGATgaatgttggaagttatttgcAGATCATGCATTTGATAATGTAGGCTCTAACGAGGTGGTGTTGTCCGAGTTCCAAGAAATTGGAAGAGAAATTGTTAACAAGTGTAAGGGCCTTCCTTTAGCTGTAAAGTCGATGGCTGGTCTTTTACGATCTATGTCAACTCCTGTCGAGTGGAGACATGTACTGCTGAGTGATGTGTGGGAGTTTCCCAATTCTCACAATATCGAAATTGTTCCAGCTTTGTGGTTGAGTTACCGACTTCTGCCTTCTTATTTAAAACCATGTTTTTCCTATCTTTCAATATTTCCCAAAGACTACAATTTTGGTGATATTGATAGAGAAAAACTGATTTTAATATGGATGGCAGAAGGCCTTTTGAAacctcaaaaagaaaaaagaattgaAGATGTTGGAGAAGACTACTTGAATGCTTTAATAGCAAGATCATTTTTTCAAAGAAACACAAGAGATCATTCTCTTTTTATGCATGATCTGATGCATGATCTAGCTATGTATGTATCAAGTCAATGTTGTTTTATTTATGATAGTTGTAAGGACTTGCACAAGCCTAGTAGCAAAACTCATCATCTATCATACATGAAAGACTTGaaagatacaatacagtttgaCAGCTTGTCTAGAGTGAAGCATTTGCGTAGCGTGTTGGCTTTACCAATGTCAGTGATATACTCTACAAGAAAGACCAGCTTAACACATGAAATTGTTGTAAAGGATGGAGGATGCTTAAGAGCACTTTCTTTATCAGAATCTTATATCCAAGAGTTGCCTAATtcaattggaaatttaaaatatctcaGGTATTTGGATGTAGGCGGCACAGCAATAAAAGAACTACCTGCTTCAATTTGTGTGTTGTACAATTTGGAAACATTGGTATTgacatattgtaaaacactcaCACAATTACCCACCAACATTTCAAAGTTAATCAACCTGCGCCATTTAATGATGAGAGACACTTGTTTGAAAGAGATGCCGCCAAGGATTTGTGATATGATGAATCTTCAAACGTTGAGTGATTTTGTTTTGTGTGAAAATGACGGATCTAGGATCAAAGAGCTGAGTAAGTTGGAGAATTTGCATGGAAGCTTGCAGATTTCAGGCCTTGTACATGTTAAGGAAGTGAGTGATGTTTTGGAAGGGAActtgaagaacaaaaagaatTTGACTGAGCTTATTTTAAGATGGAACGGTGAAGCAGATGATCCAggaaaagaaagagaagtactTAATGCACTCCAACCACATGAGAATTTGAAGAAACTGAAAATACAAGGTTATAACGGCACAAACTTACCAGATTGGGTAACACAAGCATCATTCTCTACTTTGGAAGAGGTTTATCTAGAATGTAAAAATTGTTGCTTGTCTTTGTTATCATTTCAGCTACGACGTTCACTGAGATATCTTCATATAGCCTGTTGTCGAAGTGATATTCAgggtatttccttaaataagcCATTTCCACTCTTAGCAAGATTAGAGCTCGACGGAATAACTACATTGGACTGGTCTTTTACAAATACAAGTGACCAAACATGTGAGATTTTTCCTTGCTTGAAGAaattatatctaagaagttgtgggAAGATAAATATGGCATTACCTATAGGTAACTTTCCATCTttagaatattttgaaattcaagattGTGATGAATTGGTGACTATATTTCCACCAAGTAACACTCATATTGATGTTGCATATCCCTCCCTTAAAAATTTGGTCATATATACTTGTTCAAGGTTGGAGTCATTTTCAGAATTAGGATTATTGCCCTTTACTTTGAAACGTTTATATATCACAGCATGTGATGTGCTCATAGAAAATCGCATAAAATGGAATTTACAAAGACTCTCATCGTTGACTGAGTTAGAACTTTGGTATTATGAAGGAGCCATGGATTCATTTCCTGAAGAATTGTTACTTCCACCATCTTTAAGTTATCTGATGATCGGTAGATTTGATAAGCTTACAACTCTGAATGGCAAAGGTTTTCGCCGCCTCACTTCACTTCAACGATTGGAACTTCTTGACTTGAGCAAGCTCGAGTGCTTACCAGAAGAAGGACTGCCCCAAACTCTTACTACTTTGAGGATAGAACAATGTCCTCTGTTAAGTGACAGGTGCAAGGAAAGAATAGGGGAAGATTGGCCCAAGATTCAACACATACCTATCATATACATATCTTAG
- the LOC133038675 gene encoding pentatricopeptide repeat-containing protein At4g22760 has translation MVMIKKLTFLLTHARTIDHLRKIHSPIITHGLTQLETLLANQLLLLTTQFSRNIAQYITRILHHLQNPDAHLWSFAVRFFSHNGQFNTALSLYVEMLRLGLCPSSFALSSSLKACAKIGDRLSGCLVHSHVYKYGFCGSVYVETAVLDFYSKSGDMVSARKVFDEMPERNVVSWNAVLSGYLRFGNLKEAQKVFVEIPCKDVVSWNSMISGYARTGDMDRAISLFEEMPEKNLASWNTVLSGYVSCGCLELAGSYFVAMPVRNNVSWITMISGYSKCGDVASARLLFDQIKRKELLSFNAMIACYEQNNQPKEALELFNHMVKTDFNIQPDEMTLTSVVSACSQLGYLEFGLWIESYMKKNGIRLDDHLANSFIDLYAKCGNIEKAFELFRGLRNKDLVAYSAMISGFGVNGKAIEAIELFKEMKNDHISPNLVTYKGLLSAYNHAGLVEEGYKCFDSMKEQGLLPSVDHYGIMVDLLGRGGLLKEAHELIKTMPMQPHAGVWGALLLACRIHNNVELGEIAARNCLKLQPEKAGYSSLLANIYASAERWNDAGRLRNVLDSKIPGCSWVESC, from the coding sequence ATGGTAATGATCAAGAAGCTTACCTTCTTACTAACCCATGCTCGAACTATTGATCACCTTAGAAAAATTCACTCACCCATAATCACCCATGGTCTTACCCAACTTGAAACCCTTTTGGCCAATCAACTTCTTCTCTTAACAACTCAGTTTTCTAGGAATATAGCTCAATACATAACCAGAATCCTTCACCATTTACAGAACCCAGATGCCCATTTATGGAGTTTTGCTGTTAGGTTCTTCTCCCATAATGGGCAATTCAACACTGCATTGTCTCTTTATGTTGAAATGCTTAGACTTGGTCTCTGTCCAAGCTCTTTTGCCTTGTCTTCTTCTTTGAAGGCTTGTGCTAAGATTGGAGATAGATTGAGTGGTTGTTTGGTTCATTCTCATGTTTATAAATATGGGTTTTGTGGCTCTGTTTATGTTGAGACTGCTGTGCTTGATTTTTACTCGAAATCGGGTGATATGGTTAGTGCTCGAAAGGTGTTCGATGAAATGCCCGAAAGAAATGTGGTTTCGTGGAATGCGGTGTTATCGGGGTATTTGAGGTTTGGGAATTTGAAAGAGGCTCAAAAGGTGTTTGTTGAGATTCCTTGTAAGGATGTTGTTTCGTGGAATTCGATGATTTCGGGTTATGCAAGAACGGGAGATATGGATCGGGCGATTTCTTTGTTTGAAGAGATGCCTGAGAAGAATTTGGCTTCTTGGAATACTGTGTTGAGTGGTTATGTGAGTTGTGGGTGTTTGGAGTTAGCAGGAAGCTATTTTGTTGCAATGCCTGTTAGAAACAATGTTTCTTGGATTACCATGATTTCGGGGTACTCGAAATGTGGAGATGTTGCCTCTGCTCGTTTACTCTTTGATCAGATTAAGAGAAAAGAACTTCTTTCATTCAATGCTATGATAGCATGTTATGAACAAAACAACCAACCAAAGGAAGCTCTTGAGTTGTTTAATCATATGGTCAAAACAGATTTCAACATTCAGCCAGATGAGATGACTTTAACTAGTGTTGTATCTGCTTGTTCACAGCTAGGTTATCTGGAATTCGGGTTATGGATCGAGTCATACATGAAGAAGAACGGGATTCGATTGGATGATCACTTGGCGAACTCTTTTATCGATTTGTATGCTAAGTGTGGAAACATTGAGAAAGCATTTGAGCTATTTCGTGGTTTAAGAAACAAAGATTTGGTTGCTTATTCTGCAATGATTTCGGGTTTTGGTGTAAATGGTAAAGCAATCGAGGCAATCGAGTTGTTTAAAGAGATGAAAAACGATCATATTTCCCCGAATTTAGTCACTTACAAGGGGCTTCTCTCTGCTTATAACCATGCTGGTTTAGTTGAAGAAGGCTACAAGTGTTTCGATTCCATGAAGGAACAAGGGCTATTGCCTTCGGTGGATCATTATGGGATTATGGTTGATCTTTTAGGCAGGGGAGGATTGTTGAAAGAAGCTCATGAGTTGATAAAGACTATGCCAATGCAGCCTCATGCCGGGGTTTGGGGGGCATTGCTTCTCGCATGTAGAATACACAACAATGTTGAGCTCGGGGAAATCGCAGCTAGGAATTGCCTCAAGTTACAGCCCGAGAAGGCGGGCTATTCGTCTCTCCTCGCCAACATTTATGCCTCGGCCGAGCGGTGGAATGATGCTGGGAGATTGAGAAATGTTTTGGACAGCAAAATTCCTGGGTGCAGCTGGGTGGAATCATGTTAA